In Canis lupus dingo isolate Sandy chromosome 12, ASM325472v2, whole genome shotgun sequence, the following proteins share a genomic window:
- the KLHL31 gene encoding kelch-like protein 31 isoform X2 encodes MAPKKKTVRKNKGDINEMTIIVEDSPLNKLNALNGLLEGGNGLNCISSELTDASYGPNLLEGLSKMRQENFLCDLVIGTKTKSFDVHKSVMASCSEYFYNILKKDPSTQRVDLNDISPPGLATVIAYAYTGKLTLSLYTIGSIISAAVYLQIHTLVKMCSDFLIREMSVENCMYVVNIAETYSLKNAKAAAQKFIRDNFLEFAESDQFLKLTFEQINELLIDDDLQLPSEIVAFQIAMKWLEFDQKRVKHAADLLSNIRFGTISAQDLVNYVQSVPRMMQDADCHKLLVDAMNYHLLPYHQNTLQSRRTRIRGGCRVLVTVGGRPGLTEKSLSRDVLYRDPENGWSKLTEMPAKSFNQCVAVMDGFLYVAGGEDQNDARNQAKHAVSNFCRFDPRFNTWIHLANMNQKRTHFSLSVCDGLLYAAGGRNAEGSLASLECYVPSSNQWRPKAALDAARCCHASAVAGGRLLVTGGYVGSAYSRSVSAYDPAGDAWQELAGLSTPRGWHCAVALGDRVYVMGGSQLGPRGERVDVLAVERYSPATGQWSSAAPLPVGVSTAGAAALHGRAYLLGGWNEGEKKYKKCIQSFSPELNEWTEDDELPEATVGVSCCALCMPSGAPRESRASSVSSVPVSI; translated from the exons ATGGCCCCCAAAAAGAAGACTGtcagaaagaacaaaggagataTCAATGAGATGACCATAATCGTAGAAGACAGCCCCCTAAACAAACTAAATGCTTTGAATGGGCTCCTAGAAGGAGGCAATGGCCTTAACTGCATTTCTTCAGAATTAACAGATGCTTCTTATGGTCCCAACCTCTTGGAAGGCTTGAGTAAAATGAGGCAGGAGAACTTCCTTTGTGACCTAGTCATTGGCACCAAAACCAAATCCTTTGATGTTCACAAGTCAGTGATGGCTTCGTGCAGTGAATACTTTTACAACATCctaaaaaaagacccatctaccCAAAGGGTGGATCTCAATGATATCTCGCCGCCAGGCCTGGCTACTGTTATCGCCTATGCCTACACTGGAAAGCTGACTCTCTCCTTGTATACAATAGGAAGCATTATTTCAGCTGCTGTTTATCTTCAGATCCATACCCTTGTAAAGATGTGCAGTGATTTTCTGATACGAGAGATGAGTGTTGAGAATTGCATGTACGTTGTTAACATTGCTGAAACATATTCCCTGAAAAATGCAAAAGCAGCAGCCCAAAAGTTTATCCGGGATAACTTCCTGGAATTTGCAGAATCAGATCAGTTTTTGAAACTTACCTTTGAGCAAATTAATGAACTTCTTATAGATGATGACTTACAGTTGCCTTCTGAAATAGTAGCATTCCAGATTGCAATGAAATGGTTAGAATTTGACCAAAAGAGAGTGAAACACGCTGCAGATCTTCTGAGCAATATCCGCTTTGGTACCATCTCTGCACAGGACCTGGTCAATTACGTTCAGTCTGTACCCAGAATGATGCAAGATGCTGATTGTCACAAACTTCTTGTAGATGCAATGAACTACCACTTACTTCCGTATCATCAAAACACATTGCAGTCTCGGCGCACGAGAATCCGCGGGGGCTGTCGAGTCCTTGTCACTGTTGGGGGACGTCCAGGCCTTACTGAGAAGTCCCTTAGTAGAGACGTCCTGTACAGAGACCCTGAAAATGGATGGAGCAAGCTTACAGAAATGCCAGCCAAGAGTTTTAATCAGTGTGTGGCAGTGATGGACGGATTTCTTTATGTGGCTGGTGGCGAAGACCAGAATGATGCAAGAAATCAAGCCAAGCATGCAGTCAGCAATTTCTGCAG ATTCGACCCCCGCTTCAACACCTGGATACACCTGGCCAACATGAACCAGAAGCGCACGCACTTCAGCCTGAGCGTGTGCGACGGGCTCCTGTACGCCGCGGGCGGCCGCAACGCCGAAGGCAGCCTGGCCTCGCTCGAGTGCTACGTGCCCTCCAGCAACCAGTGGCGGCCCAAGGCGGCCCTGGACGCGGCGCGCTGCTGCCACGCGAGCGCGGTGGCGGGCGGCCGGCTGCTGGTGACCGGCGGGTACGTGGGCAGCGCGTACTCGCGCTCCGTGAGCGCCTACGACCCGGCCGGCGACGCGTGGCAGGAGCTGGCGGGCCTGAGCACGCCGCGGGGCTGGCACTGCGCCGTGGCGCTGGGCGACCGCGTGTACGTGATGGGCGGCAGCCAGCTGGGGCCGCGCGGGGAGCGCGTGGACGTGCTGGCGGTGGAGCGCTACAGCCCCGCCACGGGCCAGTGGAGCTCGGCCGCGCCGCTGCCCGTGGGCGTGAGCACGGCGGGCGCCGCGGCGCTGCATGGCCGCGCCTACCTGCTGGGAGGCTGGAACGAGGGCGAGAAGAAGTACAAGAAGTGCATCCAGAGCTTCAGCCCCGAGCTCAACGAGTGGACGGAGGACGACGAGCTGCCCGAGGCCACCGTGGGCGTGTCCTGCTGCGCCCTGTGCATGCCCAGCGGCGCCCCCCGCGAGTCCCGGGCCAGCTCGGTGTCCTCGGTGCCCGTCAGCATCTGA
- the KLHL31 gene encoding kelch-like protein 31 isoform X1 translates to MQDLACDSVSANMAPKKKTVRKNKGDINEMTIIVEDSPLNKLNALNGLLEGGNGLNCISSELTDASYGPNLLEGLSKMRQENFLCDLVIGTKTKSFDVHKSVMASCSEYFYNILKKDPSTQRVDLNDISPPGLATVIAYAYTGKLTLSLYTIGSIISAAVYLQIHTLVKMCSDFLIREMSVENCMYVVNIAETYSLKNAKAAAQKFIRDNFLEFAESDQFLKLTFEQINELLIDDDLQLPSEIVAFQIAMKWLEFDQKRVKHAADLLSNIRFGTISAQDLVNYVQSVPRMMQDADCHKLLVDAMNYHLLPYHQNTLQSRRTRIRGGCRVLVTVGGRPGLTEKSLSRDVLYRDPENGWSKLTEMPAKSFNQCVAVMDGFLYVAGGEDQNDARNQAKHAVSNFCRFDPRFNTWIHLANMNQKRTHFSLSVCDGLLYAAGGRNAEGSLASLECYVPSSNQWRPKAALDAARCCHASAVAGGRLLVTGGYVGSAYSRSVSAYDPAGDAWQELAGLSTPRGWHCAVALGDRVYVMGGSQLGPRGERVDVLAVERYSPATGQWSSAAPLPVGVSTAGAAALHGRAYLLGGWNEGEKKYKKCIQSFSPELNEWTEDDELPEATVGVSCCALCMPSGAPRESRASSVSSVPVSI, encoded by the exons caagaccTTGCCTGTGACAGTGTGTCTGCCAACATGGCCCCCAAAAAGAAGACTGtcagaaagaacaaaggagataTCAATGAGATGACCATAATCGTAGAAGACAGCCCCCTAAACAAACTAAATGCTTTGAATGGGCTCCTAGAAGGAGGCAATGGCCTTAACTGCATTTCTTCAGAATTAACAGATGCTTCTTATGGTCCCAACCTCTTGGAAGGCTTGAGTAAAATGAGGCAGGAGAACTTCCTTTGTGACCTAGTCATTGGCACCAAAACCAAATCCTTTGATGTTCACAAGTCAGTGATGGCTTCGTGCAGTGAATACTTTTACAACATCctaaaaaaagacccatctaccCAAAGGGTGGATCTCAATGATATCTCGCCGCCAGGCCTGGCTACTGTTATCGCCTATGCCTACACTGGAAAGCTGACTCTCTCCTTGTATACAATAGGAAGCATTATTTCAGCTGCTGTTTATCTTCAGATCCATACCCTTGTAAAGATGTGCAGTGATTTTCTGATACGAGAGATGAGTGTTGAGAATTGCATGTACGTTGTTAACATTGCTGAAACATATTCCCTGAAAAATGCAAAAGCAGCAGCCCAAAAGTTTATCCGGGATAACTTCCTGGAATTTGCAGAATCAGATCAGTTTTTGAAACTTACCTTTGAGCAAATTAATGAACTTCTTATAGATGATGACTTACAGTTGCCTTCTGAAATAGTAGCATTCCAGATTGCAATGAAATGGTTAGAATTTGACCAAAAGAGAGTGAAACACGCTGCAGATCTTCTGAGCAATATCCGCTTTGGTACCATCTCTGCACAGGACCTGGTCAATTACGTTCAGTCTGTACCCAGAATGATGCAAGATGCTGATTGTCACAAACTTCTTGTAGATGCAATGAACTACCACTTACTTCCGTATCATCAAAACACATTGCAGTCTCGGCGCACGAGAATCCGCGGGGGCTGTCGAGTCCTTGTCACTGTTGGGGGACGTCCAGGCCTTACTGAGAAGTCCCTTAGTAGAGACGTCCTGTACAGAGACCCTGAAAATGGATGGAGCAAGCTTACAGAAATGCCAGCCAAGAGTTTTAATCAGTGTGTGGCAGTGATGGACGGATTTCTTTATGTGGCTGGTGGCGAAGACCAGAATGATGCAAGAAATCAAGCCAAGCATGCAGTCAGCAATTTCTGCAG ATTCGACCCCCGCTTCAACACCTGGATACACCTGGCCAACATGAACCAGAAGCGCACGCACTTCAGCCTGAGCGTGTGCGACGGGCTCCTGTACGCCGCGGGCGGCCGCAACGCCGAAGGCAGCCTGGCCTCGCTCGAGTGCTACGTGCCCTCCAGCAACCAGTGGCGGCCCAAGGCGGCCCTGGACGCGGCGCGCTGCTGCCACGCGAGCGCGGTGGCGGGCGGCCGGCTGCTGGTGACCGGCGGGTACGTGGGCAGCGCGTACTCGCGCTCCGTGAGCGCCTACGACCCGGCCGGCGACGCGTGGCAGGAGCTGGCGGGCCTGAGCACGCCGCGGGGCTGGCACTGCGCCGTGGCGCTGGGCGACCGCGTGTACGTGATGGGCGGCAGCCAGCTGGGGCCGCGCGGGGAGCGCGTGGACGTGCTGGCGGTGGAGCGCTACAGCCCCGCCACGGGCCAGTGGAGCTCGGCCGCGCCGCTGCCCGTGGGCGTGAGCACGGCGGGCGCCGCGGCGCTGCATGGCCGCGCCTACCTGCTGGGAGGCTGGAACGAGGGCGAGAAGAAGTACAAGAAGTGCATCCAGAGCTTCAGCCCCGAGCTCAACGAGTGGACGGAGGACGACGAGCTGCCCGAGGCCACCGTGGGCGTGTCCTGCTGCGCCCTGTGCATGCCCAGCGGCGCCCCCCGCGAGTCCCGGGCCAGCTCGGTGTCCTCGGTGCCCGTCAGCATCTGA